Proteins co-encoded in one Bradyrhizobium sp. 170 genomic window:
- a CDS encoding ABC transporter substrate-binding protein, which produces MDLTRFEINRRTALLTSAAIAANVINPMRAFAQETPRKGGVFNVHYGAEQRQLNPSIQASTGVYIIGGKIQENLVDLDANGQPVGVLAESWEASPDGKTVTFKLRKGITWHDGKPFTSADVEFTAMNMWKKILNYGSTLQLFLTAVETPDAETAIFKYERPMPLNLLLRALPDLGYVSARHLYESGDIRQNPTNLAPVGTGPFKFVKYERGQYVIADRNENYWRPNAPYLDRIVWRVITDRAAAAAQMEAGELHYSPFSGLTISDLARLGKDKRFIVSTKGNEGNARTNTLEFNFRRKELSDTKVRRAIAHAINVPFFIDNFLGDFAKLGTGPIPSTSTDFYPGSNTPQYPYDKAKAAALLDEAGFKAGRGGTRFSLKLLPAPWGEDISLWSTFIQQSLGEIGIPVEIVRNDGGGFLKQVYDEHAFDIATGWHQYRNDPAVSTTVWYRSGQPKGAPWTNQWGWEDKNVDKTIDDAATEVDPVKRKALYAQFVKEVNTELPVWMPIEQIFVTTITAKARNHSNTPRWGSTSWHDLWLSA; this is translated from the coding sequence ATGGATTTGACGCGTTTTGAGATCAATCGCCGCACCGCGCTGCTGACGTCGGCGGCCATCGCGGCCAACGTGATCAATCCGATGCGGGCCTTTGCCCAGGAAACGCCGCGCAAGGGCGGCGTGTTCAACGTCCATTACGGCGCCGAGCAGCGCCAGCTCAACCCGAGCATTCAGGCTTCCACCGGAGTCTACATCATCGGCGGCAAGATCCAGGAAAACCTCGTCGATCTCGACGCCAACGGCCAGCCGGTCGGCGTGCTCGCCGAAAGCTGGGAGGCCTCGCCCGACGGCAAGACCGTGACCTTCAAGCTGCGCAAGGGCATCACCTGGCACGACGGCAAGCCGTTCACCTCGGCCGACGTCGAATTCACCGCCATGAACATGTGGAAGAAGATCCTCAATTACGGATCGACGCTGCAGCTGTTCCTGACCGCTGTCGAGACGCCGGACGCCGAGACCGCGATCTTCAAATACGAGCGGCCGATGCCGCTGAACCTGCTGCTCCGCGCCCTGCCCGACCTCGGCTATGTCTCGGCGAGGCACCTCTACGAGAGCGGCGATATCAGGCAGAACCCGACCAACCTTGCGCCCGTCGGCACCGGCCCGTTCAAGTTCGTCAAATATGAGCGCGGGCAATATGTCATCGCCGACCGCAACGAGAATTACTGGCGGCCCAATGCGCCCTATCTCGATCGTATCGTCTGGCGCGTGATCACGGACCGCGCCGCCGCGGCGGCCCAGATGGAAGCGGGCGAGCTGCATTACTCGCCGTTCTCCGGGCTCACGATCTCGGATCTCGCGCGGCTCGGCAAGGACAAGCGCTTCATCGTCTCCACCAAAGGCAATGAAGGCAATGCGCGCACCAATACGCTCGAGTTCAACTTTCGCCGCAAGGAACTGTCCGATACCAAGGTTCGCCGTGCCATCGCGCACGCGATCAACGTGCCGTTCTTCATCGACAATTTTCTCGGCGATTTCGCCAAGCTCGGCACCGGACCGATCCCCTCGACGTCGACCGATTTCTATCCGGGGTCGAACACGCCGCAATATCCGTACGACAAGGCGAAGGCCGCAGCCCTGCTGGACGAAGCCGGCTTCAAGGCAGGCCGCGGCGGCACGCGCTTCTCGCTAAAGCTGCTGCCCGCGCCCTGGGGCGAGGACATTTCGCTGTGGTCGACCTTCATCCAGCAGTCCCTGGGCGAGATCGGCATCCCGGTCGAGATCGTGCGCAACGATGGCGGCGGCTTTCTCAAGCAGGTCTATGACGAGCACGCCTTCGATATCGCCACCGGCTGGCACCAGTACCGCAACGACCCCGCCGTCTCGACCACGGTCTGGTACCGCTCGGGCCAGCCCAAGGGCGCGCCCTGGACCAACCAGTGGGGTTGGGAAGACAAGAACGTCGACAAGACCATCGACGACGCCGCGACCGAAGTCGACCCCGTGAAGCGCAAGGCGCTCTATGCCCAGTTCGTCAAGGAAGTGAATACCGAGCTGCCGGTCTGGATGCCGATCGAGCAGATTTTCGTCACCACGATTACGGCGAAGGCGCGCAACCACTCCAACACCCCGCGCTGGGGCTCGACGAGCTGGCACGATCTTTGGCTTTCGGCTTAA
- a CDS encoding ABC transporter ATP-binding protein → MSGQEAILSLGHLSVRLPRGADRTHALREVSLEIASNEILCVVGESGSGKSMMANAVMRLLPNEVTIDGGQALFEGRDLCAASVAEMREVRGAGIAMIFQEPMTALNPLRTIGDQIAEMFSIHTELSKIEINARVLALLADVRIPDPKVAAKAYPHELSGGQRQRAMIAMALALDPKLLIADEPTTALDVTTQAQILKLIRDLQQRRKTAVMFITHDFGVVAEIADRVVVMQHGAIVEQGTATDVLHHPQHAYTKQLIAAVPPLKAPPPRALSDDNILTITDVSKTYRTGGFLGRGARVTPAVKNVSLSLPRGATLGIVGESGSGKSTLARCIVRLIDPDSGSIVLDGNDWAKMTREKVRRETRHIQMVFQDPFASLNPRRKAAELVAQGPIVHGTPRAKAIADAKELFALVGLDPSSADRYPHEFSGGQRQRIGLARALALKPDVLVADEPVSALDVSVQAQVLKLLAELRARLGLSIVFITHDLRVAAQICDLVAVMKDGEVVEHGFAGEVFGNPKHPYTRALLDSIPGGEFAREHDTAAV, encoded by the coding sequence ATGAGCGGGCAAGAAGCCATCCTCTCGCTCGGGCATTTGAGCGTCCGCCTGCCCCGCGGCGCTGACCGGACGCATGCGCTCCGGGAGGTGTCGCTGGAGATCGCATCGAACGAAATCCTCTGCGTGGTCGGCGAATCCGGCTCCGGCAAGTCGATGATGGCGAATGCCGTCATGCGGCTGTTGCCCAATGAAGTGACGATCGACGGCGGCCAGGCACTGTTCGAAGGCCGCGATCTCTGCGCGGCATCTGTTGCCGAAATGCGGGAGGTGCGCGGCGCAGGCATTGCCATGATCTTCCAGGAGCCGATGACGGCGCTCAATCCGCTGCGTACCATCGGCGACCAGATCGCCGAAATGTTTTCGATCCACACCGAATTGTCGAAGATCGAAATCAATGCGCGGGTGCTGGCGCTGCTGGCGGACGTACGAATCCCCGATCCGAAGGTGGCGGCAAAAGCCTATCCGCACGAGCTGTCGGGCGGGCAACGCCAGCGCGCCATGATCGCGATGGCGCTGGCGCTCGATCCAAAACTGCTGATCGCGGACGAGCCGACCACCGCGCTCGACGTCACCACGCAGGCGCAGATTTTGAAATTGATCCGCGACCTGCAGCAGCGCCGCAAGACTGCGGTCATGTTCATCACCCATGATTTCGGCGTGGTCGCCGAGATCGCCGACCGCGTGGTGGTGATGCAGCATGGTGCCATCGTCGAACAAGGCACGGCAACCGACGTGCTGCACCATCCGCAGCACGCCTATACCAAGCAGCTCATCGCTGCCGTGCCGCCGCTGAAAGCGCCGCCGCCGCGCGCACTTTCGGATGACAATATCCTGACGATCACGGACGTCTCGAAGACCTATCGAACCGGCGGCTTTTTGGGACGCGGCGCGCGGGTGACGCCGGCCGTCAAGAACGTGTCGCTCAGCCTGCCGCGCGGCGCGACGCTCGGCATCGTCGGCGAATCCGGCTCCGGCAAATCGACGCTGGCGCGCTGCATCGTGCGGCTGATCGATCCGGACAGCGGGTCGATCGTGCTCGATGGCAATGACTGGGCGAAGATGACGCGCGAAAAAGTCCGCCGCGAGACGCGGCATATCCAGATGGTGTTTCAGGACCCGTTCGCCTCGCTCAATCCGCGCCGCAAGGCGGCCGAGCTTGTGGCGCAGGGCCCGATCGTGCACGGCACCCCGCGCGCCAAGGCGATTGCGGATGCGAAGGAACTGTTCGCCCTGGTCGGGCTCGATCCTTCCTCCGCCGACCGCTATCCGCATGAATTCTCCGGCGGCCAGCGGCAACGCATCGGGTTGGCGCGGGCACTGGCGCTGAAACCGGACGTGCTGGTCGCGGACGAGCCGGTGTCGGCGCTCGATGTCTCGGTGCAGGCGCAGGTGCTGAAACTGCTTGCGGAATTGCGCGCGCGGCTCGGGCTGTCGATCGTTTTCATCACTCATGATTTGCGGGTGGCAGCGCAGATCTGCGACCTCGTCGCCGTGATGAAGGACGGTGAAGTGGTGGAGCACGGTTTCGCGGGTGAAGTGTTCGGCAACCCGAAGCACCCCTATACGCGGGCGCTGCTCGATTCGATTCCGGGTGGAGAGTTTGCGAGGGAGCATGATACGGCGGCGGTGTAG
- a CDS encoding SDR family oxidoreductase — MQVTMKDRVAIVTGGSKGLGLAVARQFAASGAKVAILARGAADLKAARELLANDGLELRDYVCDVAKAADIAKAHEKIVADLGPVDILVNNAGTARTMAFENISDEAWQEDLDLKLFAAIRFSRLVWPGMKARKWGRIINVLNTYAKAPAASSAPTSVSRAAGMALTKVMAGEGGEHNILVNAMLVGLIMSDQWVKRHAAQAPDMDFEVFAKNLAKGTPLGRIGTAEEFANLACFLASDQGSFITGTAINVDGGRSPVV; from the coding sequence ATGCAAGTCACGATGAAGGATAGAGTCGCCATCGTCACCGGCGGCAGCAAGGGTCTTGGGCTCGCGGTCGCAAGGCAATTCGCCGCCTCCGGCGCCAAGGTCGCGATCCTCGCGCGCGGCGCGGCCGACCTGAAGGCGGCACGGGAACTGCTCGCGAACGACGGCCTCGAGCTCCGCGACTATGTTTGCGACGTCGCCAAGGCGGCCGACATCGCGAAGGCGCATGAGAAGATTGTCGCCGATCTCGGCCCGGTCGACATCCTCGTCAACAACGCGGGCACGGCGCGGACGATGGCGTTCGAGAACATCAGTGACGAAGCCTGGCAGGAAGACCTCGACTTGAAACTGTTTGCCGCGATCCGCTTCTCCAGGCTGGTCTGGCCAGGCATGAAGGCGCGCAAATGGGGCCGCATCATCAATGTGCTCAATACCTACGCCAAGGCGCCGGCGGCGTCCTCGGCCCCCACCTCGGTATCGCGGGCAGCCGGCATGGCGCTGACCAAGGTGATGGCTGGCGAAGGCGGCGAGCACAACATCCTGGTCAATGCCATGCTGGTCGGGCTGATCATGAGCGATCAATGGGTGAAGCGGCACGCGGCGCAAGCGCCGGACATGGATTTCGAGGTGTTTGCGAAAAACCTCGCCAAGGGCACGCCCTTGGGGCGCATCGGCACGGCGGAGGAATTCGCCAACCTGGCCTGCTTCCTCGCCTCCGATCAGGGATCGTTCATCACCGGCACCGCCATCAATGTCGATGGCGGCCGCTCGCCGGTGGTGTAA
- a CDS encoding ABC transporter permease, producing MRILGLAGRRLAASIPTLILILIGVFLLLQFAPGDTVDAMMAQMGGGDAATAKELRKFYGLDLSIPAQLGNYLWRLVRLDLGFSSIYGKPVASVILERLPPTILLMTASLSFAFFFGLVFGVIAARGVNRWPDTLISTLGLIFYATPSFWFGLMAIVVFSVYLQWLPPGGFEDIGTVRTGIWRVFDIASHLVLPTLTLGLIFLAIYLRIMRASMLEVLNLDYVRTARAKGLDETRVVTRHVLRNALLPMVTLIGLQAGTMLGGSVVVESVFSLPGLGRLAYESVVQRDLNTLLGIVFVSALLVISVNFVVDLIYARLDPRITAG from the coding sequence ATGCGCATCCTTGGCCTTGCGGGGCGGCGGCTTGCCGCCTCGATCCCGACCCTTATCCTGATCCTGATCGGCGTGTTCCTGCTGCTGCAGTTCGCGCCGGGCGATACTGTCGACGCCATGATGGCGCAGATGGGCGGCGGCGACGCCGCGACCGCCAAGGAGCTGCGAAAATTCTACGGGCTCGACCTCTCGATCCCGGCCCAGCTCGGCAATTATCTCTGGCGGCTGGTGCGGCTCGATCTCGGTTTCTCCTCGATCTACGGCAAGCCGGTGGCGTCGGTCATTCTGGAACGGTTGCCGCCGACGATCCTCTTGATGACCGCCTCGCTGTCATTCGCGTTCTTCTTCGGGCTCGTGTTCGGCGTGATCGCCGCCCGCGGCGTCAACCGCTGGCCGGATACGCTGATCTCGACGCTTGGCCTGATCTTCTACGCGACGCCCTCGTTCTGGTTCGGACTGATGGCGATCGTGGTGTTTTCCGTTTACCTGCAATGGCTGCCGCCCGGCGGGTTCGAGGACATCGGCACGGTGCGAACCGGCATCTGGCGCGTGTTCGATATCGCGAGCCATCTGGTGCTGCCGACGCTGACGCTGGGGCTGATCTTTCTCGCGATCTACCTGCGCATCATGCGCGCCTCGATGCTGGAAGTGCTTAACCTCGATTATGTCCGAACCGCGCGTGCAAAGGGCCTTGACGAGACCCGCGTGGTGACGCGGCACGTGTTGCGCAATGCGTTATTGCCGATGGTGACGCTGATCGGGCTGCAGGCCGGCACCATGCTCGGCGGATCGGTCGTGGTCGAAAGCGTGTTCTCACTGCCCGGCCTCGGGCGGCTCGCCTATGAATCGGTGGTGCAGCGCGACCTCAATACGCTCTTGGGAATCGTGTTCGTCTCGGCGCTGCTTGTGATATCAGTCAACTTCGTCGTCGACCTGATCTATGCGCGGCTCGATCCGCGCATCACGGCGGGTTAA
- a CDS encoding regulator: MSTGTTGTAGTTTFKPALWTPGDWNALFGFGTNILVNMLVLTGLLRFVLKMPDSIVFGRILPALGLMMCLSTFYYAYLAYKLAQKTGRSDVCALPSGVSVPHMFIVTFVIMLPITLKTGDPIKGWSAGLVWVFFQSFILMIGGFIAPYIRKITPRAALLGTLAGVSVTFISMRPALEMYMTPQIGLVCFAIILVAWFGGVKYWRGMPAGLVAIAVGMLIAWGSNLFGFGLGGLSLKGVGDAFANFGFSVPLPAFGLVFSGFEFLGIILVTAIPFGIYDLVEAMDNVESAEAAGDEYPTTRVLTADGVVSLIGCLMGNPFINAVYIGHPGWKAMGGRIGYSAATGIMVVLLSWFGIISVLLALVPVVAISPILLYIGMLIGAQAFQTTPVKHAPAIVLALTPHLAAWAKLQIDTMLGSTITAAQAVGGLAADKVDAVKAAAISALPQQGVLYHGLEVMGGGSILAGLVLGAIGVFVIERDFLKASAFALAGAVMTYFGFMHGEAVGIGGGLGVTPGVALAYVVMGAGLFALAKTSPSVEYSAHGEVPVAAPAE, from the coding sequence ATGAGCACGGGTACGACGGGGACTGCAGGCACCACCACTTTCAAGCCGGCCTTGTGGACGCCGGGCGACTGGAACGCGCTGTTCGGTTTCGGCACCAACATCCTCGTCAACATGCTGGTGCTGACCGGGCTGCTGCGCTTCGTGTTGAAGATGCCCGACAGCATCGTGTTCGGCCGCATTCTGCCGGCGCTCGGCCTGATGATGTGCCTGTCCACCTTCTATTACGCGTACCTCGCCTACAAACTGGCGCAGAAGACCGGCCGCAGCGACGTCTGCGCGCTGCCGTCGGGCGTCAGCGTGCCACACATGTTCATCGTCACCTTCGTGATCATGCTGCCGATCACGCTCAAGACCGGCGATCCGATCAAGGGCTGGTCGGCCGGCCTGGTCTGGGTGTTCTTCCAGAGCTTTATTCTCATGATCGGCGGATTCATCGCGCCGTATATCCGAAAGATTACGCCGCGCGCGGCGCTGCTCGGCACGCTGGCCGGCGTCTCCGTCACCTTCATCTCGATGCGACCGGCTCTGGAAATGTACATGACGCCGCAGATCGGGCTGGTGTGCTTCGCCATCATCCTGGTAGCTTGGTTCGGCGGCGTGAAATATTGGAGGGGCATGCCGGCCGGCCTCGTCGCCATCGCCGTCGGCATGCTCATCGCCTGGGGCTCGAACCTGTTCGGTTTCGGGCTCGGCGGCCTGAGCCTGAAGGGCGTCGGCGATGCCTTTGCCAATTTCGGCTTCTCGGTGCCGTTGCCCGCCTTCGGCCTCGTCTTCTCCGGCTTCGAATTCCTCGGCATCATCCTGGTGACCGCAATCCCGTTCGGCATCTATGACCTCGTCGAGGCCATGGATAACGTCGAGAGCGCGGAAGCGGCCGGCGACGAATATCCGACCACGCGCGTACTGACCGCCGACGGCGTCGTCAGCCTGATCGGCTGCCTGATGGGTAATCCCTTCATCAACGCCGTCTATATCGGCCATCCCGGCTGGAAGGCGATGGGCGGGCGGATCGGCTATTCGGCGGCGACCGGCATCATGGTGGTGCTGCTAAGCTGGTTCGGCATCATCTCGGTCTTGCTGGCGCTGGTGCCGGTGGTCGCGATCTCGCCGATCCTGCTCTATATCGGCATGCTGATCGGCGCGCAGGCGTTCCAGACCACGCCGGTCAAGCACGCGCCCGCGATTGTGCTGGCGCTGACGCCGCATCTCGCCGCATGGGCCAAGCTGCAGATCGACACCATGCTTGGCTCGACGATTACTGCGGCTCAGGCGGTCGGCGGTCTCGCCGCCGACAAGGTCGATGCGGTCAAGGCAGCCGCGATATCAGCCCTGCCGCAGCAGGGGGTGCTCTATCACGGGCTGGAAGTGATGGGCGGCGGCTCGATCCTCGCCGGCCTCGTGCTCGGCGCGATCGGCGTGTTCGTGATCGAGCGCGATTTTCTTAAAGCCTCGGCCTTCGCGCTGGCCGGCGCCGTCATGACCTATTTCGGCTTCATGCACGGCGAAGCCGTCGGCATCGGCGGTGGCCTCGGCGTCACGCCGGGCGTGGCGCTGGCTTATGTGGTGATGGGGGCCGGTCTGTTCGCGTTGGCGAAGACCAGTCCGAGCGTGGAGTACAGCGCGCATGGGGAGGTGCCGGTGGCTGCGCCGGCGGAATAG
- a CDS encoding VOC family protein — protein sequence MALKNVIGIDHAVVMVKDLDMAAENYKRLGFTVSPRGTHSAHMGSGNYTIMFDPDYMELLGVLRPTEHNEPARAFLEKNGEGIERIAFTAVDSARGAEEILARGYVPVGPTDFERPVTLPDGTESEARFRTFQWPTVEAPGGLRIFACQHKTRETVWIPELMQHANGAKRLKQVLIVAPEPAKEAAHMSKLIDREVRNETDGAIALPSGGDRADFVFLTKDQLGKRYANVSLAGLPERGGAGLVIVADVAAAQKALGAVGVKSAGGIVVPPAEGNGTMLAFVRA from the coding sequence GTGGCACTCAAAAACGTCATCGGAATCGATCACGCCGTCGTCATGGTGAAGGATCTCGACATGGCGGCCGAGAATTACAAGCGGCTCGGCTTCACCGTGTCGCCGCGCGGCACCCACAGCGCGCATATGGGATCGGGCAACTACACCATCATGTTCGATCCTGACTATATGGAATTGCTCGGCGTGCTCAGGCCGACGGAACATAATGAGCCGGCGCGGGCGTTTCTCGAAAAGAACGGTGAAGGCATCGAGCGTATCGCCTTCACCGCCGTGGACTCGGCGCGGGGCGCGGAAGAAATTCTCGCGCGTGGTTATGTCCCCGTTGGCCCCACCGATTTCGAGCGGCCGGTGACGCTGCCTGATGGCACTGAATCCGAAGCCAGGTTCCGGACCTTTCAATGGCCGACGGTGGAAGCGCCGGGCGGCCTGCGCATCTTCGCCTGCCAGCACAAGACGCGCGAGACGGTCTGGATTCCCGAACTGATGCAGCATGCCAACGGCGCGAAGCGCCTGAAGCAGGTGCTGATCGTCGCGCCGGAGCCGGCCAAGGAGGCCGCGCATATGTCCAAGCTGATCGACCGCGAGGTACGCAACGAGACTGATGGTGCGATCGCGTTGCCCTCTGGTGGGGACCGTGCCGATTTCGTGTTCCTGACCAAGGATCAACTCGGCAAGCGCTACGCGAACGTGTCGCTGGCCGGCCTGCCCGAGCGCGGTGGCGCGGGGCTCGTGATCGTGGCCGATGTCGCGGCGGCGCAGAAGGCGCTCGGTGCTGTCGGCGTGAAAAGCGCAGGCGGCATTGTGGTGCCGCCGGCTGAAGGTAACGGCACGATGCTGGCGTTTGTCAGGGCGTAA
- a CDS encoding HU family DNA-binding protein gives MATQMSKSQLIEKIATTTEVSKKEVKGVMEALVDVGHKELKKNGVFLVPGFAKFVVVKKPATKARKGTNPFTGEEMMFKAKPARKIVRARPVKAAKDAV, from the coding sequence ATGGCCACCCAAATGTCTAAGTCGCAGCTGATCGAAAAGATCGCGACCACCACCGAAGTCTCGAAGAAGGAAGTCAAGGGCGTGATGGAAGCGCTCGTTGACGTTGGCCACAAGGAGCTGAAGAAGAACGGGGTGTTCCTCGTCCCCGGCTTCGCCAAGTTCGTCGTGGTCAAGAAGCCCGCGACCAAGGCTCGTAAGGGCACCAACCCCTTCACGGGCGAGGAAATGATGTTCAAGGCCAAGCCGGCCCGCAAGATCGTCCGGGCCCGCCCGGTCAAGGCCGCCAAGGACGCGGTCTAA
- a CDS encoding FAD-binding oxidoreductase — MNTSNVRWPNSLWAAVTPSGPELPELTGTQQADVIVIGGGFTGLSTALHLREAGVDVAIVEAAEPGWGASGRNNGQVIPTLSRPDPEEIVAKHGEAGERFVGMLRDSASYLFDVTRRYNIDAEGEQAGWVQPVHSPGRIKIAERRVRQWSKFGAPVELLSREQTRDMLGSDAWFGGFWNRSGGHINPLALARGLARTVLDLGARIYARSPAESFERRNDRWVVKTAKGEISGRALVVATNAYSGEFSKSLVPDIAREVMPVLSWQMATQPLSDNVRKTIIAGRQAMSDTHGELYFARYDARNRLVTGGAVIGPGNKVERIKARVTERLQLLWPQIGEVSFDYVWNGYVGMTTDFLPRIHKLGPNAYGWTGCNGRAVALTIPLGNELAKAVRGVPENELALPFTEPVPIVGHGILRKLAPLMLLVYRRRDAREMV, encoded by the coding sequence ATGAATACGAGTAACGTCCGCTGGCCCAATTCGCTGTGGGCGGCCGTGACGCCATCAGGGCCTGAATTGCCCGAACTGACCGGCACGCAGCAGGCGGACGTCATCGTGATCGGTGGCGGCTTCACCGGCCTTTCCACCGCGCTGCATCTGCGTGAAGCGGGCGTCGATGTCGCGATCGTCGAGGCCGCGGAGCCGGGGTGGGGCGCTTCGGGGCGCAACAACGGCCAGGTGATCCCGACGCTGTCGCGGCCCGATCCGGAGGAGATTGTTGCAAAGCACGGCGAGGCGGGAGAACGTTTTGTCGGCATGCTGCGCGACAGTGCTTCGTATCTCTTCGACGTAACAAGGCGCTACAACATCGACGCCGAGGGGGAACAGGCCGGATGGGTTCAGCCCGTGCATTCTCCGGGCCGCATCAAGATCGCGGAGCGGCGGGTGCGGCAATGGTCGAAGTTCGGCGCGCCGGTCGAGTTGCTGTCGCGCGAGCAGACGCGGGACATGCTCGGCTCTGATGCATGGTTCGGTGGTTTCTGGAACAGGAGCGGCGGCCACATCAATCCGCTGGCGCTGGCCCGCGGCCTCGCGCGCACCGTGCTCGATCTCGGCGCGCGCATCTATGCGCGCTCGCCGGCGGAAAGCTTTGAGCGCCGCAACGACCGCTGGGTGGTGAAGACGGCAAAGGGCGAGATTTCCGGCCGCGCGCTTGTCGTGGCCACCAACGCCTATAGCGGCGAATTTTCAAAGTCGCTGGTGCCTGACATCGCGCGGGAGGTGATGCCGGTGCTGTCCTGGCAGATGGCGACGCAGCCGCTGTCGGATAATGTCCGCAAGACCATCATCGCCGGCCGGCAGGCGATGTCGGATACTCATGGCGAACTCTATTTCGCGCGCTATGACGCCCGCAACCGCCTCGTCACCGGCGGCGCGGTGATCGGTCCTGGCAACAAGGTGGAGCGAATCAAGGCGCGGGTGACGGAGCGGCTGCAGCTTCTGTGGCCGCAGATCGGCGAGGTCTCGTTCGATTACGTCTGGAACGGCTATGTCGGCATGACCACGGATTTCCTGCCGCGCATTCACAAGCTCGGTCCCAACGCCTATGGCTGGACCGGCTGCAACGGCCGCGCCGTGGCGCTGACGATCCCGCTCGGCAACGAACTCGCAAAGGCAGTGCGCGGCGTGCCGGAAAACGAGCTGGCGCTGCCGTTCACCGAGCCGGTGCCGATTGTCGGCCACGGAATTTTGCGCAAACTGGCCCCGCTGATGCTGCTGGTCTACCGCCGCAGAGATGCGCGGGAGATGGTGTGA
- a CDS encoding ABC transporter permease produces the protein MDAVKRYFRSPAAVAGLILLVIVIAMAISAGWFYPRDPLALAGRPLIWPFSNPRFLLGTDNSGRDIAAQIFYGARISLLIGGVATAIAILIGILVGAFAGYYGGWVDNVLMRVTEAFQTLPNFVLLLVLVAVFGSTLTTVTIAVGVVSWPAPARLTRAEFLSLRNREFVQAGRTLGMKNIQLIFGEILPNALPPVIVYASVVMAVAILLESALAFLRLSDPNVASWGNLIGLGRDVLRVQWYVSAIPGIAILVTVLAVSLVGQGLNDALNPRLKGR, from the coding sequence ATGGATGCGGTCAAGCGCTATTTCAGAAGTCCCGCCGCGGTCGCAGGCCTGATCCTGCTCGTGATCGTGATCGCAATGGCGATCTCGGCCGGCTGGTTCTATCCACGCGATCCGCTGGCGCTGGCCGGCCGCCCGCTGATCTGGCCGTTCTCCAATCCGCGCTTTCTGCTCGGCACCGACAATTCGGGCCGCGATATCGCCGCCCAGATTTTCTATGGCGCGCGGATTTCGCTGCTGATCGGCGGCGTCGCGACCGCGATTGCGATCCTGATCGGCATCCTGGTCGGCGCCTTCGCCGGCTATTACGGCGGCTGGGTCGACAATGTGTTGATGCGGGTCACCGAGGCGTTCCAGACCCTGCCGAATTTCGTGCTGCTGCTGGTGCTGGTCGCCGTGTTCGGCTCGACGCTGACCACCGTCACCATCGCGGTCGGCGTGGTGTCATGGCCGGCACCGGCGCGGCTGACCCGCGCGGAATTTTTGTCGTTGCGCAACCGCGAATTCGTCCAGGCCGGCCGGACGCTGGGGATGAAAAACATCCAGCTCATCTTCGGCGAAATCCTGCCCAATGCGCTGCCGCCTGTCATCGTCTATGCCAGCGTGGTGATGGCGGTCGCGATACTCCTTGAAAGCGCGCTGGCCTTCCTGCGGCTGTCCGATCCCAACGTGGCGTCCTGGGGCAACCTGATCGGCCTCGGTCGCGACGTGCTGCGCGTACAATGGTACGTCTCCGCGATCCCCGGCATTGCCATCCTGGTTACCGTGCTCGCGGTTTCGCTGGTCGGCCAAGGGCTCAACGACGCACTCAATCCGAGGCTCAAGGGGCGATGA